The following proteins come from a genomic window of Panicum hallii strain FIL2 chromosome 8, PHallii_v3.1, whole genome shotgun sequence:
- the LOC112902361 gene encoding RNA polymerase II C-terminal domain phosphatase-like 3, whose protein sequence is MRVTVTPKDEERLVGLMARERPRSAVVTAGGDLVTAPGGGEGSDGDSSGSIQEITADDFRKDSSSGGGGGALGAVASAPPRSRSWTGPPAMGYMARSYGQAFHSFAWLQAVQKKPLVACPAPEEEADEDEVEHAVDDASDGEKEEGEIEEGEAVEGSSSPPRPPPETIDLDSDAPEKSESVAAEGSGDVAPAAAAEEVEVDYDQRVGSILEELEMISIEEAEKSFEGTCARLRTCFENLKPLYPENGSPVQILDPLVHQAFIGIDTLTTVAKSFNMPRREQNKTMLLKLLFHIKNRYSCMLTPDQRDELDSRVRQLVFEEKDNVSDPSTSGGTKATNVPAPSGQISSGRLPFESGAANPFSASSLLRLEVPAKRISPLLDLHADYDENSLPSPTRDNAPPFPVPKPVGFGSFPMVPERPSFPERAEPGRNSIYPSLNDPLKAVSSYQQKYRQKSVFPSDDLPSPTPSGDEGKSADKGGDIFGEVSSLPVPKKTALPSTSQMPASQPNTVSSSNISYAGGPPDYGKQAEQSSAGPNHALKTTSKSRDPRLRFLNRDSAGATDANQRVNYLDPKDGNSGVGVPIINRKHKAVDEPQVDENLLKRFRNGSGDPRNMLVPTGDPNQLMTNMRALPNSSGTNTPFLQPHQSSAAQISAPPAVSLPPSLLKDIAVNPTVLMNWIKMEQQKMSASERQQVATTSAVSSGMISIGTAGMVLPPGTAPRPTEAAQVPSVRPQVPMQTPPLNSQNDAGVLRMKPRDPRRILHNNVAQKTDAVGLEQVKSNGTTQPDSQGTKDQTTSMVSQPALLSSIARPFIMGTKHVDPVSNSQLAATALMAPMEHASCSINRADPRLAVEQNGHNADAANAPGIPREAGQPVNPWGDVDHLLDGYDDQQKALIQKERARRITEQQKMFSARKLCLVLDLDHTLLNSAKFIEVDSIHEEILRQKEEQDRSLPERHLYRLHHMNMWTKLRPGIWTFLEKASKLFELHLYTMGNKLYATEMAKVLDPTGTLFAGRVISRGDDGDPFDSDDRVPKSKDLDGVLGMESAVVIIDDSVRVWPHNRHNLIVVERYTYFPCSRRQFGLPGPSLLEIDRDERPEDGTLASSLAVIERIHRNFFSHPNLNEADVRSILAAEQQRILAGCRILFSRVFPIGDTKPHLHPLWQTAEQFGAVCTNQIDDRVTHVVANSLGTDKVNWALSTGRFVVHPGWVEASALLYRRANELDFAVKTPC, encoded by the exons ATGCGCGTGACGGTCACGCCCAAGGACGAGGAGCGGCTGGTCGGCTTGATGGCGCGGGAGCGGCCGCGGTCGGCGGTGGTGACGGCGGGCGGGGATTTGGTGACCgctcccggcggcggcgaggggtcgGACGGGGACTCGTCGGGGTCGATACAGGAGATCACCGCCGACGACTTCAGGAAGGACTCGtcgtccggcggcggcggcggtgcgttgGGGGCCGTTGCTTCGGCGCCGCCGAGATCTAGGTCTTGGACGGGCCCGCCGGCCATGGGGTACATGGCGCGGAGCTACGGGCAGGCGTTCCACAGCTTCGCGTGGCTGCAGGCCGTGCAGAAGAAGCCGCTCGTGGCGTGCCCGGccccggaggaggaggcggacgAGGACGAGGTGGAGCACGCCGTGGACGACGCCTCGGACGGGGAGAAGGAGGAGGGCGAGATTGAGGAGGGGGAGGCCGTGGAGGGCTCGTCCTCGCCTCCTCGGCCGCCTCCTGAGACCATCGATTTGGACTCCGATGCGCCGGAGAAGTCAGAGTCGGTAGCTGCGGAGGGGAGCGGCGACGTGgcgcctgctgcggccgccgaggaggtggaggtggactATGACCAGCGCGTGGGGAGTATACTGGAGGAGCTCGAGATGATCTCCATTGAGGAAGCTGAGAA GTCGTTTGAGGGCACCTGCGCACGTCTGCGTACATGCTTTGAGAACCTGAAGCCGCTGTACCCGGAGAATGGGAGCCCAGTGCAAATTCTTGATCCCCTAGTGCACCAGGCGTTCATCGGAATTGACACACTCACCACT GTGGCGAAGTCGTTCAACATGCCGAGGAGAGAGCAGAATAAGACAATGCTTTTGAA GTTGTTGTTCCACATCAAGAACAGATATTCATGCATGCTGACACCCGACCAGAGAGATGAG CTGGACAGCCGTGTGAGGCAGTTAGTTTTCGAGGAAAAAGACAACGTCAGTGACCCAAGTACCAGTGGTGGCACAAAAGCAACAAATGTACCGGCTCCATCTGGGCAGATTTCATCAGGGAGATTGCCATTTGAATCAGGAGCAGCAAATCCATTTAGTGCCTCTAGCTTGCTGAGGTTGGAAGTACCTGCAAAAAGGATTAGTCCCTTGTTGGATCTACATGCAGATTATGACGAGAACAGCTTACCCTCGCCCACACGGGATAATGCACCTCCTTTTCCTGTGCCAAAGCCTGTTGGGTTTGGATCATTTCCAATGGTACCTGAGCGACCATCTTTCCCAGAGAGAGCTGAGCCTGGAAGGAATTCGATATATCCATCCTTAAATGATCCTCTGAAGGCTGTTTCGTCATATCAGCAGAAGTACAGGCAGAAATCTGTCTTTCCAAGTGATGATCTGCCAAGTCCAACTCCTTCTGGTGATGAGGGTAAATCTGCAGACAAAGGTGGTGATATATTTGGTGAGGTTTCCAGCCTCCCAGTTCCAAAGAAGACTGCACTGCCAAGTACAAGTCAGATGCCTGCCTCCCAACCTAACACAGTCAGCAGCAGCAATATTAGTTATGCAGGTGGTCCACCTGACTATGGTAAACAAGCTGAGCAGTCGTCTGCGGGGCCAAATCATGCACTAAAGACTACATCTAAAAGTAGAGATCCAAGGCTCAGGTTTTTGAACCGTGATTCTGCTGGTGCTACAGATGCGAATCAGCGTGTGAATTATTTGGACCCAAAGGATGGGAATTCGGGTGTTGGAGTTCCAATTATTAACCGTAAACACAAAGCAGtggatgaacctcaggtggatGAAAACTTGTTAAAAAGATTTAGGAATGGTTCCGGGGATCCAAGAAACATGCTGGTGCCAACAGGGGATCCCAATCAGCTTATGACCAACATGAGGGCTCTGCCAAATAGCAGCGGGACAAATACACCATTTTTGCAACCCCATCAAAGTTCTGCTGCACAAATCAGTGCACCTCCTGCTGTTTCATTGCCGCCTTCTCTATTAAAGGACATTGCCGTGAACCCAACAGTGCTGATGAATTGGATTAAAATGGAACAGCAGAAGATGTCAGCATCAGAACGTCAGCAGGTAGCTACTACCAGTGCCGTATCTAGTGGCATGATCAGTATTGGAACTGCTGGCATGGTTTTaccacctggcaccgctccAAGGCCCACAGAAGCTGCACAAGTTCCCTCTGTTAGGCCACAGGTTCCAATGCAGACACCACCTTTG AACTCGCAAAACGATGCTGGTGTACTACGTATGAAGCCCCGTGACCCCAGGAGGATCCTTCATAATAACGTAGCCCAGAAAACGGATGCAGTGGGCTTGGAGCAAGTCAAATCTAATGGAACTACTCAGCCAGATTCTCAGGGCACCAAAGATCAGACTACTTCAATGGTTTCTCAACCAGCGTTGCTGTCTAGCATTGCACGGCCGTTCATCATGGGCACAAAGCATGTTGATCCTGTCTCAAATTCACAGTTGGCTGCTACAGCTCTTATGGCTCCCATGGAACATGCCTCATGCAGCATAAATAGGGCGGATCCGAGGCTAGCAGTTGAACAGAATGGTCATAATGCTGATGCAGCAAATGCTCCTGGAATACCACGCGAAGCTGGGCAGCCAGTTAACCCATGGGGTGATGTTGATCATCTCCTTGATGGTTATGATGACCAACAGAAAGCTCTCATACAGAAGGAAAGGGCAAGACGGATCACAGAACAGCAAAAAATGTTTTCAGCGCGGAAGCTATGCCTGGTGCTTGATCTGGATCACACACTACTTAATTCCGCAAAG TTTATAGAAGTGGACTCTATACATGAAGAGATCTTACGGCAGAAAGAGGAACAGGACAGGTCATTGCCAGAACGCCATCTCTATCGTCTTCATCATATGAATATGTGGACGAAACTGAGACCAGGAATATGGACCTTCCTTGAGAAG GCGAGTAAGCTCTTTGAGTTGCATCTGTATACCATGGGAAACAAACTTTACGCTACTGAGATGGCCAAGGTTCTTGACCCTACTGGGACCTTGTTTGCTGGGCGAGTCATCTCAAGAGGTGATGATGGTGATCCATTTGACAGCGATGATCGAGTGCCCAAGAGTAAAGATCTGGATGGCGTGTTGGGGATGGAATCTGCAGTGGTAATCATAGATGATTCTGTGAGAGTGTGGCCTCACAACAGACATAATTTGATAGTTGTAGAGAG ATACACCTATTTCCCCTGCAGCAGACGTCAATTTGGCCTTCCTGGACCATCACTTCTAGAGATAGACAGAGATGAGAGGCCAGAGGATGGTACCCTTGCTTCTTCACTGGCG GTCATTGAGCGAATTCACCGCAACTTCTTTTCTCATCCTAACCTCAATGAGGCTGATGTTCGAAGCATACTAGCAGCTGAGCAGCAGAGGATCCTTGCTGGCTGTCGTATTCTCTTTAGCCGGGTTTTCCCGATTGGGGATACCAAACCCCATTTGCATCCTCTGTGGCAGACTGCAGAGCAGTTTGGTGCAGTATGCACGAACCAGATTGATGACCGGGTCACTCATGTTGTTGCCAACTCCCTCGGGACAGACAAGGTGAACTGGGCACTATCCACTGGCAGATTCGTGGTGCACCCAGGATG GGTAGAAGCTTCAGCTCTGCTGTACCGACGCGCCAATGAGCTTGACTTTGCAGTCAAAACTCCCTGCTGA